In Rhodobacter sp. 24-YEA-8, the following are encoded in one genomic region:
- a CDS encoding SDR family oxidoreductase — translation MMQRLAGKRALITAAGQGIGRASAERMAAEGAEVIATDVNEALVADLAGLPGITAKVLNVLDPGAITALVAEIGPVDILFNCAGVVHNGTVLEATEAEWDFAFDLNAKAQFRMIRAVLPGMIAKGNGSIINMSSVAGPKKGPINRAVYSASKAAVVGLTRAVAADYVAQGIRCNSICPGTVDSPSLHERLKATGDYEGALKAFIGRQAMGRLGRADEIAALVCYLASDEAGFTTGTEHVIDGGWTT, via the coding sequence ATGATGCAAAGACTTGCGGGGAAACGCGCGCTGATCACCGCGGCAGGGCAGGGGATCGGCCGTGCCAGCGCCGAACGCATGGCCGCCGAGGGCGCCGAAGTTATCGCGACCGATGTGAACGAGGCCCTGGTGGCGGACCTGGCGGGTCTGCCGGGGATCACCGCGAAAGTGCTGAACGTGCTTGACCCGGGCGCGATCACCGCGCTGGTCGCTGAAATCGGGCCGGTCGATATCCTCTTCAACTGCGCGGGCGTCGTCCATAACGGCACTGTGCTTGAGGCGACCGAGGCTGAATGGGATTTTGCCTTTGACCTGAACGCGAAAGCGCAGTTTCGCATGATCCGCGCCGTGCTGCCGGGGATGATCGCGAAGGGAAATGGGTCGATCATCAATATGTCTTCGGTCGCGGGGCCGAAAAAAGGCCCGATCAACCGGGCGGTTTATTCCGCGTCCAAGGCCGCCGTGGTCGGCCTGACCCGCGCCGTGGCCGCCGATTACGTGGCCCAGGGCATTCGCTGCAATTCGATCTGCCCGGGTACCGTCGACAGCCCCAGCCTGCATGAGCGGTTGAAGGCCACCGGCGATTACGAGGGCGCGCTGAAAGCCTTTATCGGCCGTCAGGCGATGGGGCGGCTGGGCCGTGCCGATGAAATCGCGGCGCTGGTCTGCTATCTGGCCTCGGATGAGGCGGGCTTCACCACCGGAACCGAACATGTCATCGACGGTGGCTGGACCACCTGA
- a CDS encoding IclR family transcriptional regulator has product MSDIEDEGRYRAPALDKGLDMIELLAAREEGMTLKDIATALGRSPTELYRMLDRLARRGYVSRHGDSYQLTMKLFLVAHQRPQIRRLIAQAMPAMRRFTNVAEQACHLVKYDRGDLVIIAQVEAPGYWGVTIRVGAQIGLVNSGSGHVFLAYASPEEKALMYEEHEPMPYEVASPGLEERLKDVRRQGYESMESQQTPAVANLSVPILGANGAVQAVLTCPFVRRLENPNAPDRDRVLRILVETCREISSPGEAAD; this is encoded by the coding sequence ATGAGTGACATTGAAGACGAGGGCCGTTACCGGGCGCCGGCGCTGGACAAGGGGCTCGACATGATCGAGCTGCTGGCGGCACGCGAAGAGGGGATGACGCTGAAAGACATCGCCACCGCGCTCGGGCGGTCCCCGACTGAGCTTTACCGGATGCTCGACCGGCTGGCGCGCAGGGGCTATGTCTCGCGCCATGGCGACAGTTATCAGCTGACGATGAAGCTTTTCCTTGTCGCCCATCAGCGCCCGCAGATCCGCCGTCTGATCGCGCAGGCCATGCCGGCGATGCGGCGTTTTACCAATGTGGCGGAACAGGCCTGTCATCTGGTGAAATATGACCGGGGTGATCTGGTGATCATCGCGCAGGTCGAGGCGCCGGGCTATTGGGGTGTCACCATCCGGGTCGGTGCGCAGATCGGGCTGGTGAATTCCGGATCGGGGCATGTGTTCCTCGCCTATGCCTCACCCGAGGAAAAGGCGCTGATGTATGAAGAGCACGAGCCGATGCCCTATGAGGTTGCGTCGCCCGGGCTGGAAGAGCGGCTCAAAGATGTGCGCCGTCAGGGCTATGAGTCGATGGAAAGCCAGCAGACCCCGGCCGTGGCCAACCTTTCGGTGCCGATCCTCGGCGCTAATGGTGCGGTGCAGGCGGTGCTGACCTGTCCCTTCGTGCGGCGGCTGGAAAACCCGAATGCGCCTGATCGCGACCGCGTTTTGCGGATCCTGGTGGAAACCTGTCGCGAGATTTCCAGCCCGGGCGAGGCGGCGGACTGA
- a CDS encoding CaiB/BaiF CoA-transferase family protein gives MTTETVTLPLEGLVVLDMSQFLSGPYCSLRLADLGARVIKIERPDGGDLSRRLYLSDTEIGGDSTIFHAINRGKESLAINMKDPADLEALRKLIGKADVLIQNFRPGVIERLGLDYDAVRAINPALVYASISGYGDEGPWVMRPGQDLLAQARSGLMWLNGDEGQGPVPFGLAVADMLAGAACCQGILAGLVRKGITGKGMHVQTSLMEALIDFQFEVLTTHLNDGRRVPKRSEFRSAHAYLSAPYGVYEAKDGWLAIAMTPIARLADLMGIDSLAPYRDDPKLAFSQRDTIKRLISDKVATASVDHWLSVLEPADIWCAKVLDWPELLASEGMAVLDMLHTVTREDGVSIETTRLPMRLNGHRPAKPGAAPLIGAHSAAIRKEFGL, from the coding sequence ATGACGACCGAAACCGTGACGCTGCCTCTTGAGGGGCTTGTCGTGCTGGATATGAGCCAGTTCCTCTCTGGCCCCTATTGCTCGCTCAGGCTGGCGGATCTGGGCGCGCGGGTGATCAAGATCGAGCGACCCGATGGTGGCGATCTGTCGCGCCGGCTCTATCTGTCGGATACCGAGATCGGCGGTGATTCGACGATTTTCCACGCGATCAATCGCGGCAAGGAAAGCCTTGCGATCAATATGAAAGATCCCGCCGATCTGGAGGCGCTACGGAAACTCATCGGCAAGGCCGATGTGCTGATCCAGAATTTCCGCCCCGGCGTGATCGAGCGTCTCGGCCTTGATTATGACGCGGTGCGTGCGATCAATCCGGCGCTCGTCTATGCTTCGATCTCGGGCTATGGCGATGAGGGCCCCTGGGTAATGCGTCCGGGCCAGGACCTGCTGGCGCAGGCGCGGTCGGGGCTGATGTGGCTCAATGGCGATGAAGGGCAGGGGCCGGTGCCCTTTGGCCTTGCGGTGGCGGATATGCTGGCGGGCGCGGCCTGCTGCCAGGGCATTCTTGCCGGGCTTGTCAGGAAGGGCATCACCGGCAAGGGAATGCATGTCCAGACCTCGCTGATGGAGGCGCTGATCGACTTTCAGTTCGAGGTGCTGACGACTCATCTGAACGATGGTCGCCGGGTGCCGAAACGGTCAGAATTCCGTTCGGCCCATGCTTATCTCTCGGCGCCTTACGGGGTTTATGAGGCAAAAGATGGCTGGCTGGCGATTGCGATGACGCCCATCGCGCGGCTGGCTGACCTGATGGGGATCGACAGCCTCGCGCCTTACCGTGATGACCCAAAACTCGCCTTCTCGCAGCGCGATACGATCAAGCGGCTGATATCCGACAAGGTGGCGACCGCAAGCGTCGATCACTGGCTTTCGGTGCTGGAGCCGGCCGATATCTGGTGCGCCAAAGTGCTCGACTGGCCGGAATTGCTGGCCTCCGAGGGGATGGCGGTGCTGGACATGCTGCACACCGTGACCCGCGAAGATGGCGTGTCCATCGAGACGACCCGCCTGCCGATGCGGCTGAACGGGCATCGGCCCGCGAAACCCGGTGCGGCCCCGCTGATCGGCGCCCATTCCGCCGCCATCCGTAAGGAGTTCGGCCTGTGA
- a CDS encoding lactonase family protein: protein MAAELLLIIGTLNRETPYFQGARGDGLHVFAFDESLLTFTPRAHFPGIDNPTFLSVTPDGRHIYAGSEVAEWREGLVTAFRYDHRDQRLTYLNTQPSLGSITAHSLISRDGRRLYVVNYTVGEGGPGQSLVVFDIREDGSLSPAVGAAAHKGQGPDPDRQERAHAHSVAETADGQLIVADLGMDALVSYRIDATGRPERLVLTPTRPGSGPRHMALSPCGHFLFVINELDSSITSYRRDDATGALSETDHRHTVPDDALSGNHCSDIRISSDGRFLYGANRGHDSIVQIGVDPATGRFGSRHLVSCGGVTPRNIALTPSGQHLLVANQNSDRVSVLTRDGDSGKLTDSGKYLEIGTPMCLKFAAPG from the coding sequence ATGGCCGCGGAACTGCTTCTGATCATCGGCACGCTGAACCGCGAGACCCCCTATTTTCAGGGCGCACGCGGCGACGGGCTCCATGTATTTGCCTTTGACGAATCACTGCTGACCTTCACGCCGCGCGCGCATTTCCCCGGGATCGACAACCCGACCTTCCTTTCGGTCACGCCGGACGGGCGCCATATCTATGCAGGTTCCGAAGTGGCCGAATGGCGCGAGGGGCTGGTCACTGCGTTCCGCTACGACCACAGGGATCAGCGCCTGACTTATCTGAACACCCAGCCAAGCCTTGGCAGCATCACCGCCCATAGCCTGATCTCGCGCGATGGCAGGCGGCTTTACGTGGTGAATTATACTGTGGGCGAAGGCGGACCCGGCCAGTCGCTGGTGGTATTCGACATCCGCGAGGATGGCAGCCTCTCGCCAGCGGTGGGTGCCGCAGCGCATAAGGGTCAGGGCCCGGACCCTGACCGCCAGGAACGCGCGCATGCCCATAGCGTAGCCGAAACCGCCGACGGACAGCTGATCGTCGCCGATCTTGGAATGGACGCGCTCGTGAGCTACCGGATCGACGCGACCGGCAGACCGGAGCGACTGGTGCTCACCCCCACACGCCCTGGCTCCGGCCCAAGACATATGGCGCTGAGCCCCTGTGGTCATTTCCTCTTTGTGATCAATGAACTCGACTCCTCGATCACCTCATATCGCCGGGATGACGCCACGGGCGCGCTCTCTGAAACAGACCACCGCCATACGGTGCCGGATGACGCCCTGTCAGGCAATCACTGCTCGGATATCCGGATTTCCTCAGATGGCCGCTTTCTCTATGGCGCCAATCGCGGGCATGACAGCATCGTACAGATCGGGGTAGATCCGGCAACGGGCAGGTTCGGGTCACGACATCTGGTAAGCTGCGGTGGAGTGACACCACGCAATATCGCGCTGACGCCGTCGGGGCAGCATCTCCTCGTCGCCAATCAGAATTCCGACCGGGTGAGCGTGCTGACCCGCGATGGCGACAGCGGCAAGCTGACAGACAGCGGCAAATATCTTGAGATCGGCACACCCATGTGCCTGAAATTCGCCGCTCCTGGCTAA
- a CDS encoding ABC transporter substrate-binding protein, producing the protein MIKLKGMTWSHPRGYDPMVACSAIWAAERGVEITWEKRSLQDFESYPVEDLARAYDLIVIDHPHVGQITRENCLAPLDIPGREADLAALAAGSVGASFPSYTWQGRQWAFPIDAATQVLAWRPDLIDAPPASWAEVVALAKDGRVALPLRPPHSLMSLYTLAGNIGSPCQVTGEEIIPPATGARVWEMLREIADLVDPACSGQDPIAVFEEMARPESRIAVAPLIYGYVNYAIPGFRPRLIRFADMPVAGAKGPVGSALGGTGIAVSAFSGARDAAVDFAFWIASDAVQRGAFAASGGQPGHAGAWQDETVNAASSDFYRATRATLEGAWVRPRHDGYMAFQHAASTRITEGLAARESAGPVIADINRLFRESF; encoded by the coding sequence GTGATTAAGCTGAAAGGCATGACCTGGAGCCATCCGCGCGGCTATGATCCGATGGTCGCCTGCTCGGCGATCTGGGCAGCAGAGCGGGGCGTCGAAATCACCTGGGAAAAGCGCTCGCTCCAGGATTTCGAAAGCTATCCTGTCGAAGACCTTGCCCGCGCCTATGATCTGATCGTGATTGACCATCCGCATGTCGGCCAGATCACCCGCGAGAATTGTCTCGCGCCCCTGGATATCCCCGGGCGCGAGGCCGATCTTGCCGCGCTGGCGGCCGGTTCTGTGGGCGCAAGCTTTCCAAGCTACACCTGGCAGGGCCGGCAATGGGCCTTTCCGATAGATGCCGCGACCCAGGTGCTGGCCTGGCGCCCGGATCTGATCGACGCGCCTCCCGCCAGCTGGGCCGAGGTGGTGGCGCTGGCGAAAGATGGCAGGGTGGCATTGCCGCTTCGCCCGCCGCATTCGCTGATGTCGCTTTACACGCTGGCAGGCAATATCGGCTCGCCCTGCCAGGTGACAGGGGAAGAGATCATCCCCCCCGCAACCGGCGCCAGGGTCTGGGAGATGCTGCGCGAGATCGCAGATCTGGTCGACCCGGCCTGTTCGGGCCAGGACCCGATTGCGGTTTTCGAGGAAATGGCGCGGCCTGAAAGCCGGATAGCGGTGGCACCGCTGATCTATGGCTATGTCAATTATGCCATTCCCGGTTTCCGCCCGAGGCTGATCCGCTTTGCTGATATGCCGGTGGCGGGCGCAAAAGGCCCGGTCGGCTCTGCGCTTGGCGGCACCGGGATCGCGGTTTCGGCCTTTTCCGGGGCGCGGGATGCGGCAGTGGATTTCGCGTTCTGGATCGCCTCGGATGCTGTTCAAAGGGGGGCTTTCGCGGCCTCTGGCGGCCAGCCCGGTCATGCCGGGGCCTGGCAGGACGAAACGGTCAATGCCGCCAGTTCGGATTTCTACCGTGCGACCCGGGCCACGCTGGAAGGCGCCTGGGTCCGACCGCGACATGACGGCTATATGGCATTCCAGCACGCCGCATCGACCCGCATCACCGAAGGGTTGGCCGCACGAGAGAGCGCCGGCCCGGTGATCGCAGATATCAACCGGTTGTTCCGGGAGAGTTTCTGA
- a CDS encoding L-rhamnose mutarotase, translating to MTRCASVIGLSEEGKAEYKRLHAAVWPAVLAKISECHITNYSIFLKEPENLLFSYFEYSGTDYEADMAKMAADPETQKWWAVNKPLQRPLDTRADGEWWAGMSEIFHHD from the coding sequence ATGACGCGCTGCGCCTCTGTCATCGGCCTCTCGGAAGAGGGCAAGGCCGAGTATAAGCGCCTCCATGCCGCCGTCTGGCCCGCGGTGCTGGCGAAGATTTCGGAATGTCATATCACGAACTACTCGATCTTCCTGAAAGAGCCCGAGAACCTGCTGTTCTCTTACTTCGAATATTCGGGCACGGATTATGAGGCCGATATGGCGAAGATGGCCGCTGATCCCGAGACACAGAAATGGTGGGCGGTGAACAAACCATTGCAGCGCCCGCTGGACACGCGCGCAGATGGTGAATGGTGGGCCGGTATGTCGGAAATCTTCCATCATGACTGA
- a CDS encoding UxaA family hydrolase, translating to MTEKSSFGPFLLLSGKDNVLVARANSPEGLVVALEGGEVRLNRPIPMAHKIARHDIAAGDVILKYGMPIGIATGAIRAGEHVHVHNIRSAYTPTHMLQDADGRSAGVSL from the coding sequence GTGACTGAAAAATCGTCATTCGGGCCGTTCCTGCTCTTGTCCGGCAAAGACAATGTACTGGTCGCCCGCGCGAATTCGCCCGAGGGGCTGGTGGTTGCGCTGGAGGGGGGCGAGGTCCGCCTCAACCGCCCGATTCCGATGGCCCATAAGATCGCGCGCCACGACATCGCGGCAGGTGATGTGATCCTGAAATACGGCATGCCCATCGGCATCGCGACCGGGGCGATCCGTGCGGGCGAGCATGTCCATGTCCATAATATCCGCTCGGCCTATACGCCCACGCATATGTTGCAGGACGCCGATGGCCGCAGCGCGGGGGTGTCATTATGA
- a CDS encoding MaoC/PaaZ C-terminal domain-containing protein produces the protein MLEQVKYYEDYEIGEARDTVGRTITETDFVVHAGHSGDFFPHHLDAEFCKTLPFGQRIAHGTMVFTIGVGLTATIINPVAFSYGYDRMRFVKPVFIGDTIRSRVGIIGKELMEKRPGYGRVTERLTVTKQTGETALVADHIYMVECRK, from the coding sequence ATGCTTGAACAGGTGAAATATTACGAGGATTACGAGATCGGCGAGGCGCGCGACACGGTTGGCCGCACCATCACCGAGACCGATTTCGTCGTTCATGCCGGCCATTCGGGCGATTTCTTCCCGCATCATCTGGACGCGGAATTCTGCAAGACACTGCCCTTTGGCCAGCGCATCGCTCATGGCACGATGGTCTTCACCATCGGCGTCGGCCTGACCGCGACGATCATCAATCCGGTCGCATTTTCCTATGGTTACGACCGGATGCGCTTTGTGAAACCCGTCTTCATCGGCGACACGATCCGCTCGCGCGTCGGGATCATCGGCAAAGAGCTGATGGAGAAACGCCCCGGCTATGGCCGCGTGACCGAACGCCTCACCGTCACCAAACAGACCGGCGAGACCGCGCTGGTTGCCGACCATATCTATATGGTGGAGTGCCGGAAGTGA
- a CDS encoding fumarylacetoacetate hydrolase family protein, with amino-acid sequence MKLVRYGARGAEKPGLIDADGALRDLSAHVTDIAGDVLADLSVLAKIDPATLPLVTGNPRLGACVGQTGKFICIGLNYSDHAAESGMAVPPEPVIFAKYTSAICGPDDPILIPRGSDKTDWEVELAVVIGKKAKYVSEADAMEHVAGYCVCNDVSERAYQIERSGQWSKGKSSDNFGPIGPWLVTRDEVKDHDNLHMWLKVNGEIMQDGTSATMVYKIPFLISYLSQFFTLHPGDVISTGTPPGVGLGMKPPRYLKAGDVVELGIEGLGTQRQICENDA; translated from the coding sequence ATGAAACTTGTACGTTATGGCGCGCGTGGCGCCGAGAAACCCGGCCTGATTGATGCGGATGGCGCGCTGCGCGACCTCTCCGCCCATGTGACTGATATTGCGGGCGATGTGCTGGCAGACCTGTCGGTGCTGGCAAAGATCGACCCGGCCACGCTGCCGCTGGTGACCGGCAATCCGCGCCTCGGCGCCTGTGTCGGCCAGACCGGAAAATTCATCTGTATCGGTCTGAACTATTCCGACCATGCCGCCGAAAGCGGCATGGCGGTGCCGCCCGAACCGGTGATCTTTGCCAAATATACTTCGGCGATCTGCGGACCGGATGACCCGATCCTGATCCCGCGCGGCTCGGACAAGACCGACTGGGAGGTCGAGCTGGCCGTGGTGATCGGCAAGAAGGCGAAATACGTCTCGGAAGCCGATGCGATGGAGCATGTCGCAGGCTACTGCGTCTGCAATGACGTCTCGGAGCGCGCCTATCAGATCGAACGCTCGGGCCAGTGGTCCAAGGGCAAGAGCTCGGATAATTTCGGCCCGATCGGCCCCTGGCTGGTGACGCGGGATGAGGTCAAAGACCATGACAACCTGCATATGTGGCTCAAGGTGAATGGCGAGATCATGCAGGATGGGACATCGGCCACCATGGTCTATAAAATCCCGTTCCTGATCTCTTATCTGTCGCAGTTCTTCACGCTGCATCCTGGCGATGTGATCTCGACCGGCACCCCCCCGGGCGTTGGCCTTGGTATGAAACCGCCGCGCTATCTGAAGGCGGGGGATGTGGTGGAACTGGGGATCGAAGGCCTCGGCACCCAGCGTCAGATCTGCGAGAACGACGCATAA
- a CDS encoding UxaA family hydrolase, whose protein sequence is MSEIQAFLRKDGRKGIRNTLVVAYLVECAHFVASEIVHQFRNTAHEGEVQLIGFPGCYPNEYAAQMMEKLCTHPNVGAVLFVSLGCESFDKVRAANAVDASGRPVKTLVIQRAGGTRSTIQAGADWIRQTLAQISEVPRVAMGVDELIIGTVCGGSDGTSGISGNPAAGKAFDLLVAEGAACIFEETGELIGCEEIMAERAVTPELGNALRESVHKAERYYATLGYGSFAAGNAAGGLSTIEEKSLGAYVKSGDSPISGLIKPGDVPPRGGLYLMDVVPDGDVRFGFPNISDNAEIVEMIASGAHMTLFVTGRGSVVGSAISPVIKICANPDTYRNLAEDMDVNAGDIIEGVRSIPEVGQEIRDLVVAVAAGQQTKSEELGHREFILTYKTFEPIGPACLPGAA, encoded by the coding sequence ATGAGTGAGATTCAGGCCTTTTTGCGCAAGGATGGCCGCAAGGGCATCCGCAACACGCTGGTCGTGGCCTATCTGGTGGAATGCGCGCATTTCGTGGCCTCGGAGATTGTGCATCAGTTCCGCAATACGGCCCATGAAGGTGAGGTCCAGCTGATCGGCTTCCCCGGCTGCTACCCGAATGAATATGCCGCGCAGATGATGGAAAAGCTTTGCACCCATCCGAATGTCGGCGCAGTGCTGTTCGTGTCGCTGGGATGCGAGAGCTTTGACAAGGTGCGCGCGGCCAATGCGGTAGATGCCTCGGGGCGCCCGGTGAAGACGCTGGTGATCCAGCGGGCGGGGGGGACGCGTTCGACCATCCAGGCGGGCGCCGACTGGATCCGCCAGACGCTGGCGCAGATTTCCGAAGTGCCGCGCGTGGCGATGGGGGTGGATGAGCTGATCATCGGTACGGTCTGCGGTGGTTCGGACGGGACATCCGGCATTTCCGGCAATCCGGCGGCGGGCAAGGCCTTTGACCTGCTGGTGGCCGAGGGTGCCGCCTGTATTTTCGAGGAGACCGGCGAGCTGATCGGCTGCGAAGAAATCATGGCCGAACGCGCGGTGACGCCCGAGCTGGGGAATGCGCTGCGCGAAAGCGTGCATAAGGCCGAGCGCTATTATGCCACGCTGGGCTATGGGTCATTCGCTGCCGGCAATGCGGCGGGCGGGCTTTCGACCATCGAAGAAAAGTCGCTCGGCGCCTATGTCAAATCCGGTGACAGCCCGATTTCGGGGCTGATCAAGCCCGGTGATGTGCCGCCCCGTGGCGGGCTTTACCTGATGGATGTGGTCCCCGATGGCGATGTGCGCTTCGGCTTTCCGAATATCTCGGACAATGCCGAAATCGTTGAGATGATCGCATCGGGCGCACATATGACGCTGTTCGTGACCGGGCGCGGCTCGGTCGTGGGCTCGGCGATTTCGCCGGTGATCAAGATCTGCGCCAATCCCGATACCTATCGCAATCTCGCGGAAGACATGGATGTCAATGCGGGCGATATTATCGAAGGGGTCCGCTCGATCCCCGAAGTCGGCCAGGAGATCCGTGACCTTGTGGTGGCGGTCGCCGCCGGGCAACAGACGAAATCCGAAGAACTCGGCCATCGCGAATTCATCCTGACCTATAAGACATTTGAGCCCATCGGCCCGGCCTGCCTGCCGGGCGCGGCCTGA
- a CDS encoding Gfo/Idh/MocA family protein, whose amino-acid sequence MTELIQSITPPKTALPIVIFGAGSIVSDAHLPAYAKAGFTVAGICDPDMDKARAILPPGAVAYGSLAEATAAGTGAVYDLAVPPAAIPAVLNALPEGAVALIQKPMGSDLAAADEIIRILRARKIRAAVNFQLRFAPMSLALKDAIAKGLLGEVVDFDAWLALDTPWHLWAFLKDLPRVEILLHSIHYLDFVRDILGNPDGVHAKTMGHPTSSVSNTRSSMILDYGQRARASLSINHNHAFGRQFQACEFRICGTKGAAYLKLGVNLDYPKGEPDEFWLNTDGEWRQIPLTGNWFIEAFIGRITQVMRFATGEDAELQGSAEDAWHTMALVEAAYQSSALPAHPIRTSPDA is encoded by the coding sequence ATGACTGAGCTGATCCAGAGCATCACTCCGCCGAAAACCGCGCTGCCGATTGTGATTTTCGGTGCCGGGTCTATCGTGTCTGATGCGCATCTGCCCGCCTATGCAAAGGCCGGTTTCACCGTGGCGGGGATCTGTGATCCCGACATGGACAAGGCCCGCGCGATCCTGCCGCCAGGGGCTGTGGCCTATGGTTCGCTGGCCGAGGCGACCGCGGCCGGTACCGGCGCGGTCTATGACCTTGCGGTGCCGCCCGCCGCTATTCCGGCTGTGTTAAATGCTCTGCCCGAAGGTGCCGTTGCGCTGATCCAGAAGCCGATGGGGTCTGACCTTGCGGCAGCCGATGAGATCATCCGGATCCTGCGCGCCCGCAAGATCCGGGCGGCGGTGAATTTCCAGCTGCGGTTCGCGCCGATGAGCCTTGCGCTGAAAGATGCGATCGCGAAGGGCCTGCTGGGCGAGGTGGTCGATTTCGACGCCTGGCTCGCGCTGGATACGCCCTGGCATCTCTGGGCCTTCCTGAAAGATCTGCCCCGGGTCGAGATCCTGCTGCATTCGATCCATTATCTTGATTTCGTTCGTGATATTCTGGGCAACCCGGATGGGGTTCACGCGAAAACCATGGGGCATCCGACCTCTTCAGTATCGAATACGCGGTCCTCGATGATCCTCGATTACGGGCAACGCGCCCGCGCCAGCCTCTCAATCAATCATAACCATGCCTTCGGTCGCCAGTTCCAGGCCTGTGAATTCCGCATCTGTGGCACGAAGGGCGCGGCTTATCTGAAGCTCGGCGTCAACCTCGATTACCCGAAGGGCGAGCCGGATGAATTCTGGCTCAACACAGATGGCGAATGGCGGCAGATCCCGCTGACCGGCAACTGGTTCATCGAGGCTTTCATTGGCCGGATCACGCAGGTGATGCGCTTTGCCACAGGCGAGGACGCTGAGCTGCAAGGCAGCGCCGAAGATGCCTGGCACACAATGGCCCTTGTCGAGGCCGCCTACCAATCCAGCGCCCTTCCGGCGCATCCGATCAGGACTTCTCCCGATGCTTGA